A region from the Andrena cerasifolii isolate SP2316 chromosome 11, iyAndCera1_principal, whole genome shotgun sequence genome encodes:
- the Chsy gene encoding chondroitin sulfate synthase isoform X1 has translation MEEVTYHPVMRKRRGLASAVLGLIVGLLLGFLIQSYRILSSSHHQRLNIYASSMPGPRTLIKPSARNIPKLTDDEQINSSSTSLVFVGVMTASKYLDTRAKAVYETWGKELPGKIAFFSSESSIVPENCPDLPLVPLPRVDDTYPPQKKSFMMLQYMWKNYGDRFEWFLRADDDVYVRADRLEKLLRSVDSRRAMYIGQAGRGNSEEFGLLSLEYDENFCMGGPGVILSRETLRRIVPHIKYCLRHLYTTHEDVELGRCVQKYAGIPCTWSYEMQSILYHNSSGAQAFTGNLKKKEVHRAITLHPVKSPPHMYRLHNYMRGLQIQDAQQERLNLHRDIYAMAEQLGINVEDLRNFQIAEGVPLFPVSPYSNEYPGDTEILGVPAGLRSFKPTTSDEVIPWDFLSRSEYSLTDSNPRRRIHSDIKEGLEDITREVMASINACSRQRGRVVEERSTLYGYRRVDSYGVDTILDLLLVYRKYRGRKVTLPVRRHVYLHQHFTGLEIRETVNGEEVDEAARRNRYNDKSLQNIFSGGFLNLNFNSEEEDPVRGKTIHFILPLSGRYEVFQRFLHNYEEICLTSGEKTALLVILYRHKTENFFNQTIDLIEQLKYKYRSASIDILPVSGTFSRARALNFGVSRLKTDDLMFFVDVDIVFTNSALYRIRANTLLGRQIYFPVVFSQYDPKIIHGNAKKIDTFVIDETTGYWRQFGFGIVSLYRQDYEAVGAFDLSIQGWGKEDVDFFEKVVKSNIKIFRAADKNLVHVYHEVECSKDLSETQLSMCMGTKADTYAGMETLAKIIYENPDILRFAKARRANLTNAAG, from the exons GCTGATCAAACCGTCGGCTCGAAACATTCCCAAGCTGACCGACGATGAACAGATAAACAGTTCCTCGACGAGCTTGGTCTTCGTGGGTGTCATGACAGCCAGCAAGTACCTTGATACGCGAGCCAAGGCTGTCTACGAGACGTGGGGTAAAGAGCTTCCAGGTAAAATCGCCTTCTTCTCGTCCGAGAGTTCCATCGTGCCGGAGAACTGTCCCGATCTGCCGTTGGTGCCGTTGCCGCGAGTCGACGATACCTATCCGCCTCAGAAGAAGTCGTTCATGATGCTCCAATACATGTGGAAGAATTACGGTGACCGCTTCGAGTGGTTCCTCAGAGCCGACGACGACGTTTACGTGAGGGCCGATCGTCTGGAGAAGCTGCTGCGATCGGTCGATTCCAGGAGAGCCATGTACATCGGCCAGGCAGGCAGGGGGAACTCCGAGGAATTCGGCTTGCTATCCTTGGAGTATGACGAGAATTTTTGTATGGGCGGGCCAGGTGTTATTCTGTCCAGGGAGACCTTGAGAAGAATCGTGCCGCACATCAAGTATTGTCTCAGACATTTGTACACCACTCATGAAGACGTCGAATTGGGAAGGTGTGTGCAAAAGTACGCCGGTATACCTTGCACATGGAGCTACGAG ATGCAGTCCATTCTGTACCATAACAGCAGCGGGGCACAGGCGTTCACCGGAAACTTGAAGAAAAAAGAAGTTCACCGTGCTATTACTTTGCATCCTGTTAAAAGCCCACCACACATGTACAGGCTGCACAATTATATGAGG GGACTTCAGATACAAGACGCACAGCAAGAGAGGCTAAATCTTCACAGAGACATCTACGCGATGGCTGAACAGCTGGGAATAAACGTGGAAGATCTGAGGAATTTCCAGATAGCGGAAGGCGTCCCTCTGTTCCCTGTCAGCCCGTATTCAAACGAATACCCCGGTGACACGGAAATATTAG GTGTTCCAGCGGGTCTTCGATCGTTCAAACCGACGACCAGTGACGAAGTAATTCCATGGGATTTTCTGTCGAGGTCGGAGTACAGTTTAACGGATTCCAATCCCAGGAGAAGAATTCACAGCGACATTAAGGAGGGCCTCGAGGACATCACGAGAGAAGTGATGGCCTCCATAAACGCTTGTTCGCGACAGCGTGGCAGAGTCGTCGAGGAAAGGTCAACTCTATACGGGTACAGGAGAGTGGACTCTTACGGTGTCGATACGATACTGGATCTTCTTTTGGTTTATCGGAAATACAGAGGCAGGAAGGTTACGCTGCCTGTTAGAAGACACGTTTATCTTCATCAACACTTCACCG GACTGGAAATACGGGAAACGGTGAACGGAGAGGAAGTGGACGAGGCAGCGCGAAGGAATCGATACAACGACAAGTCCCTGCAAAATATATTCAGCGGTGGATTCCTAAACCTGAATTTCAACTCCGAGGAGGAGGATCCAGTGAGAGGCAAGACCATTCATTTTATACTTCCTTTATCAGGGAGGTACGAAGTTTTCCAAAGGTTCCTACACAACTACGAAGAGATTTGTCTGACGAGTGGCGAGAAGACTGCACTGCTGGTTATTCTTTACCGGCACAAGACCGAGAATTTCTTCAATCAAACCATAGATCTGATCGAGCAATTGAAGTACAAGTACCGTAGCGCCAGTATCGATATTCTGCCAGTCTCCGGAACTTTTTCCAGAGCCAGGGCCCTGAATTTCGGTGTCTCGAGGTTGAAGACCGACGATCTGATGTTTTTCGTCGACGTCGATATCGTATTCACCAACTCAGCACTTTATAGAATACGAGCAAACACTCTTCTGGGTAGACAGATATATTTCCCAGTGGTATTTAGTCAGTACGATCCGAAGATCATTCACGGGAACGCGAAGAAGATAGATACGTTCGTCATAGACGAGACGACCGGGTATTGGAGACAGTTTGGATTCGGGATCGTCTCGTTGTACAGACAGGATTACGAAGCAGTGGGTGCGTTCGATCTCTCGATTCAAGGATGGGGAAAAGAAGACGTGGATTTCTTTGAGAAAGTCGTCAAGTCGAATATCAAGATCTTCAGGGCAGCCGACAAGAACCTTGTGCACGTTTATCACGAGGTGGAGTGCAGCAAAGATCTCTCAGAAACCCAATTGTCCATGTGCATGGGGACCAAGGCTGACACTTACGCGGGCATGGAGACGCTGGCTAAAATCATTTACGAGAATCCGGATATTCTGCGATTTGCCAAAGCCAGAAGAGCGAACCTCACGAATGCTGCGGGTTGA
- the Chsy gene encoding chondroitin sulfate synthase isoform X2 produces the protein MPGPRTLIKPSARNIPKLTDDEQINSSSTSLVFVGVMTASKYLDTRAKAVYETWGKELPGKIAFFSSESSIVPENCPDLPLVPLPRVDDTYPPQKKSFMMLQYMWKNYGDRFEWFLRADDDVYVRADRLEKLLRSVDSRRAMYIGQAGRGNSEEFGLLSLEYDENFCMGGPGVILSRETLRRIVPHIKYCLRHLYTTHEDVELGRCVQKYAGIPCTWSYEMQSILYHNSSGAQAFTGNLKKKEVHRAITLHPVKSPPHMYRLHNYMRGLQIQDAQQERLNLHRDIYAMAEQLGINVEDLRNFQIAEGVPLFPVSPYSNEYPGDTEILGVPAGLRSFKPTTSDEVIPWDFLSRSEYSLTDSNPRRRIHSDIKEGLEDITREVMASINACSRQRGRVVEERSTLYGYRRVDSYGVDTILDLLLVYRKYRGRKVTLPVRRHVYLHQHFTGLEIRETVNGEEVDEAARRNRYNDKSLQNIFSGGFLNLNFNSEEEDPVRGKTIHFILPLSGRYEVFQRFLHNYEEICLTSGEKTALLVILYRHKTENFFNQTIDLIEQLKYKYRSASIDILPVSGTFSRARALNFGVSRLKTDDLMFFVDVDIVFTNSALYRIRANTLLGRQIYFPVVFSQYDPKIIHGNAKKIDTFVIDETTGYWRQFGFGIVSLYRQDYEAVGAFDLSIQGWGKEDVDFFEKVVKSNIKIFRAADKNLVHVYHEVECSKDLSETQLSMCMGTKADTYAGMETLAKIIYENPDILRFAKARRANLTNAAG, from the exons GCTGATCAAACCGTCGGCTCGAAACATTCCCAAGCTGACCGACGATGAACAGATAAACAGTTCCTCGACGAGCTTGGTCTTCGTGGGTGTCATGACAGCCAGCAAGTACCTTGATACGCGAGCCAAGGCTGTCTACGAGACGTGGGGTAAAGAGCTTCCAGGTAAAATCGCCTTCTTCTCGTCCGAGAGTTCCATCGTGCCGGAGAACTGTCCCGATCTGCCGTTGGTGCCGTTGCCGCGAGTCGACGATACCTATCCGCCTCAGAAGAAGTCGTTCATGATGCTCCAATACATGTGGAAGAATTACGGTGACCGCTTCGAGTGGTTCCTCAGAGCCGACGACGACGTTTACGTGAGGGCCGATCGTCTGGAGAAGCTGCTGCGATCGGTCGATTCCAGGAGAGCCATGTACATCGGCCAGGCAGGCAGGGGGAACTCCGAGGAATTCGGCTTGCTATCCTTGGAGTATGACGAGAATTTTTGTATGGGCGGGCCAGGTGTTATTCTGTCCAGGGAGACCTTGAGAAGAATCGTGCCGCACATCAAGTATTGTCTCAGACATTTGTACACCACTCATGAAGACGTCGAATTGGGAAGGTGTGTGCAAAAGTACGCCGGTATACCTTGCACATGGAGCTACGAG ATGCAGTCCATTCTGTACCATAACAGCAGCGGGGCACAGGCGTTCACCGGAAACTTGAAGAAAAAAGAAGTTCACCGTGCTATTACTTTGCATCCTGTTAAAAGCCCACCACACATGTACAGGCTGCACAATTATATGAGG GGACTTCAGATACAAGACGCACAGCAAGAGAGGCTAAATCTTCACAGAGACATCTACGCGATGGCTGAACAGCTGGGAATAAACGTGGAAGATCTGAGGAATTTCCAGATAGCGGAAGGCGTCCCTCTGTTCCCTGTCAGCCCGTATTCAAACGAATACCCCGGTGACACGGAAATATTAG GTGTTCCAGCGGGTCTTCGATCGTTCAAACCGACGACCAGTGACGAAGTAATTCCATGGGATTTTCTGTCGAGGTCGGAGTACAGTTTAACGGATTCCAATCCCAGGAGAAGAATTCACAGCGACATTAAGGAGGGCCTCGAGGACATCACGAGAGAAGTGATGGCCTCCATAAACGCTTGTTCGCGACAGCGTGGCAGAGTCGTCGAGGAAAGGTCAACTCTATACGGGTACAGGAGAGTGGACTCTTACGGTGTCGATACGATACTGGATCTTCTTTTGGTTTATCGGAAATACAGAGGCAGGAAGGTTACGCTGCCTGTTAGAAGACACGTTTATCTTCATCAACACTTCACCG GACTGGAAATACGGGAAACGGTGAACGGAGAGGAAGTGGACGAGGCAGCGCGAAGGAATCGATACAACGACAAGTCCCTGCAAAATATATTCAGCGGTGGATTCCTAAACCTGAATTTCAACTCCGAGGAGGAGGATCCAGTGAGAGGCAAGACCATTCATTTTATACTTCCTTTATCAGGGAGGTACGAAGTTTTCCAAAGGTTCCTACACAACTACGAAGAGATTTGTCTGACGAGTGGCGAGAAGACTGCACTGCTGGTTATTCTTTACCGGCACAAGACCGAGAATTTCTTCAATCAAACCATAGATCTGATCGAGCAATTGAAGTACAAGTACCGTAGCGCCAGTATCGATATTCTGCCAGTCTCCGGAACTTTTTCCAGAGCCAGGGCCCTGAATTTCGGTGTCTCGAGGTTGAAGACCGACGATCTGATGTTTTTCGTCGACGTCGATATCGTATTCACCAACTCAGCACTTTATAGAATACGAGCAAACACTCTTCTGGGTAGACAGATATATTTCCCAGTGGTATTTAGTCAGTACGATCCGAAGATCATTCACGGGAACGCGAAGAAGATAGATACGTTCGTCATAGACGAGACGACCGGGTATTGGAGACAGTTTGGATTCGGGATCGTCTCGTTGTACAGACAGGATTACGAAGCAGTGGGTGCGTTCGATCTCTCGATTCAAGGATGGGGAAAAGAAGACGTGGATTTCTTTGAGAAAGTCGTCAAGTCGAATATCAAGATCTTCAGGGCAGCCGACAAGAACCTTGTGCACGTTTATCACGAGGTGGAGTGCAGCAAAGATCTCTCAGAAACCCAATTGTCCATGTGCATGGGGACCAAGGCTGACACTTACGCGGGCATGGAGACGCTGGCTAAAATCATTTACGAGAATCCGGATATTCTGCGATTTGCCAAAGCCAGAAGAGCGAACCTCACGAATGCTGCGGGTTGA
- the LOC143374707 gene encoding lysozyme c-1 — protein sequence MKLWFIVSALVILATATGVDAKILSMCEAVRALQQQQIPRSLVSNWICLMNSESGMDTQKVTGPKTASSYSFGIFQINSAKWCSRGHTGGLCNKRCEDFANDDIQDDIVCAKMIHDREGFKAWEGWQKKCKSKPLPNIGVCKRR from the coding sequence ATGAAACTGTGGTTCATCGTCTCGGCTCTGGTAATCCTAGCGACGGCTACCGGGGTCGATGCCAAGATCCTGTCGATGTGCGAGGCTGTGCGTGCGCTCCAACAACAACAAATCCCGAGAAGTCTCGTGAGCAACTGGATTTGCCTGATGAACAGCGAGAGCGGAATGGACACGCAGAAGGTGACGGGACCGAAGACAGCCTCCAGTTACAGCTTCGGCATCTTCCAGATTAACAGCGCCAAGTGGTGCTCCAGGGGGCACACTGGAGGCCTCTGCAACAAACGCTGCGAGGACTTTGCGAATGACGATATTCAAGATGACATCGTATGCGCGAAAATGATTCACGATCGAGAGGGATTCAAGGCGTGGGAAGGTTGGCAGAAGAAATGCAAGAGCAAGCCTTTGCCAAACATTGGCGTTTGCAAGCGACGATGA